The genome window ACACGGTCGTGCACGCTGACCACCAATTGGACGACGCTGATGCGGCCATCGCGCTCGTCCATGCTGATTTTTTCGATATTGCCGTCGGCGGCGTTGACGCTGCTGGCCAGCAGCGCGATCAGGCCGCGCTGGTGTTCCAGCTCGACCCGCAGCTCGACGTTGAATTCGCCGGTGACATCCTTGGCCCAGGAGAGCTGGATGCATTTTTCCGGGTTGTGACGGATTTCGCTGATGTTGCGGCAGTTGTCCAGGTGCACCACCATCCCCTTGCCAGCGGACAGGTGGCCGACAATCGGGTCGCCCGGGATCGGCGTGCAACACTTGGCATAGCTGAGCACCAGGCCTTCGGTGCCGCGAATCGCCAGCGGGCCTTCGGGGCTTGGCAGTTGTTCGCCTTCGCCGAGCAGGCGACGGGCGACGACATAGGCCATGCGATTGCCCAGGCCGATGTCTTCGAGCAGGTCTTCGATCAATTCGAGGCGGTATTCGTGGAGCATCACCTGCACGCGCTCGCCGGGGATCTTGTCCAGGGAGCTGTCGAAACCGTTCAGGACCTTGTTCAGCAGGCGTTCGCCGAGGCTGATGGATTCGGAGCGGCGTTGCAGTTTCAGCGCATGCCGGATGTGCGTACGGGCCTTGCCGGTGACCACGAAGTTGAGCCATGCCGGGTTGGGCCGTGCGCCGGGGGCACTGACGATTTCCACCGTGGAGCCGCTTTGCAGCGGCTCGGACAACGGTGCCAGGCGCCGATTGATGCGACAGGCGATGCAACTGTTGCCGACGTCGGTGTGCACCGCATAGGCAAAGTCCACGGCCGTGGAGCCTTTGGGCAGCTCCATGATCCGGCCTTTGGGCGTGAAGACATAGACCTCGTCCGGGAACAGGTCGATCTTCACGCTCTCGATGAATTCCAGGGAGTTGCCAGCGCGCTGCTGCATTTCCAGCACGCCCTTGACCCACTGCCGGGCACGGGCGTGGGTGCTCTTGGGTTGTTCGTCACCGCTGGATTTGTAGAGCCAATGGGCGGCAATGCCGTTGTTGGCCATCTCTTCCATTTCACGGGTGCGGATCTGGATTTCGATCGGGACGCCGTGCATGCCGAACAACGTGGTGTGCAGCGACTGGTAGCCGTTGGCCTTGGGGATCGCGATGTAATCCTTGAAGCGCCCCGGCAACGGTTTGTACAAATTATGTACAGCACCCAGCACGCGATAGCAGGTGTCGACCTTGTCGACGATGATCCGGAACGCATAGACGTCCATGATCTCGTTGAAGGCCCGCCGCTTGCCGCGCATTTTCTTGTAGATGCCGTAGAGGTGTTTCTGGCGCCCGCTGACTTCGCCTTCGATGCCGTCGATGGCCAGGCAGTGGCTCAGGGACTCTTCGATCTTGTTGACGATTTCCTTGCGGTTGCCCCGGGCGCGCTTGACGGCCTGGTTGATCCGCGCCGAACGCATCGGGTGCATGGCCTTGAAGCCGAGGTCTTCGAACTCGATGCGGATCGCGTGCATGCCCAGGCGATTGGCGATGGGGGCGTAGATTTCCAGGGTTTCCTTGGCGATGCGCCGGCGTTTTTCGCCGGACAGCACTTCCAGG of Pseudomonas fluorescens contains these proteins:
- the spoT gene encoding bifunctional GTP diphosphokinase/guanosine-3',5'-bis pyrophosphate 3'-pyrophosphohydrolase, which codes for MPSIDALADRLSAYLGTDQVNLVRRAYFYAEQAHDGQRRRSGEAYVTHPLAVANILADMHMDHQSLMAAMLHDVIEDTGIAKEALQAQFGETVAELVDGVSKLTQMNFETKAEAQAENFQKMAMAMARDIRVILVKLADRLHNMRTLEVLSGEKRRRIAKETLEIYAPIANRLGMHAIRIEFEDLGFKAMHPMRSARINQAVKRARGNRKEIVNKIEESLSHCLAIDGIEGEVSGRQKHLYGIYKKMRGKRRAFNEIMDVYAFRIIVDKVDTCYRVLGAVHNLYKPLPGRFKDYIAIPKANGYQSLHTTLFGMHGVPIEIQIRTREMEEMANNGIAAHWLYKSSGDEQPKSTHARARQWVKGVLEMQQRAGNSLEFIESVKIDLFPDEVYVFTPKGRIMELPKGSTAVDFAYAVHTDVGNSCIACRINRRLAPLSEPLQSGSTVEIVSAPGARPNPAWLNFVVTGKARTHIRHALKLQRRSESISLGERLLNKVLNGFDSSLDKIPGERVQVMLHEYRLELIEDLLEDIGLGNRMAYVVARRLLGEGEQLPSPEGPLAIRGTEGLVLSYAKCCTPIPGDPIVGHLSAGKGMVVHLDNCRNISEIRHNPEKCIQLSWAKDVTGEFNVELRVELEHQRGLIALLASSVNAADGNIEKISMDERDGRISVVQLVVSVHDRVHLARVIKKLRALTGVIRITRMRA